In Microbacterium galbinum, a single window of DNA contains:
- a CDS encoding DUF3137 domain-containing protein has product MSSPQHPASAFDARALTGPVDPRAVGAFTADLKARRAPASAGTIAGTVIGVIALGFAALVGVVVLGGVVTSTLRTGGSTGASIFAVLLVLALGAAAVITFFTVRANRIRRYRIGMFAQANGMSYTERIANPPLPGMIFSLGSGRLATDLVRGTQPRFVEFGNYQYTVKHGKSSTTYRWGYIAVKLDVPLPNIVLDALGNNGFGSNLPASFQRAQRLSLEGDFDRHFTLYCPEGYEQDALYLFTPDIMARFIDHAAQLDVEIVDDWMFLYTRRQASTLDPATWAWLFGVVGALMTKFDQWARWRDDRLRAQHRQISDAVAPGAAASAPLPFAPPAGLLTPPPGVAPQGRRLKRRVTWIPLVIVILIGVAYAFMSMR; this is encoded by the coding sequence ATGAGTTCGCCGCAGCATCCGGCATCCGCCTTCGACGCCCGCGCACTGACCGGCCCGGTCGATCCGCGGGCGGTCGGGGCGTTCACGGCCGACCTCAAGGCACGACGCGCTCCGGCGTCCGCCGGCACGATCGCCGGAACGGTGATCGGCGTCATCGCGCTCGGATTCGCCGCTCTCGTGGGCGTCGTCGTGCTCGGCGGAGTCGTCACCAGCACCCTGCGCACGGGAGGGTCGACGGGCGCCTCGATCTTCGCCGTGCTCCTGGTGCTCGCCCTGGGCGCCGCCGCCGTGATCACGTTCTTCACGGTGCGCGCCAACCGCATCCGCCGCTATCGGATCGGCATGTTCGCTCAGGCGAACGGCATGAGCTACACCGAGCGCATCGCGAACCCGCCGCTGCCGGGCATGATCTTCAGCCTCGGCTCGGGGCGGCTGGCGACCGACCTGGTGCGCGGAACGCAGCCGCGGTTCGTCGAGTTCGGCAACTACCAGTACACGGTCAAGCACGGCAAGAGCTCGACCACGTACCGCTGGGGCTACATCGCCGTGAAACTCGACGTGCCGCTGCCGAACATCGTGCTCGACGCGCTCGGCAACAACGGTTTCGGCTCGAACCTGCCGGCGTCGTTCCAGCGCGCGCAGCGCCTGTCGCTCGAGGGAGACTTCGACCGGCACTTCACGCTGTACTGCCCCGAGGGGTATGAGCAGGACGCCCTCTACCTCTTCACGCCCGACATCATGGCGCGGTTCATCGACCATGCCGCCCAGCTCGATGTCGAGATCGTCGACGACTGGATGTTCCTCTACACGAGGCGCCAGGCGTCGACGCTCGACCCGGCGACGTGGGCCTGGTTGTTCGGCGTCGTCGGTGCGCTGATGACGAAGTTCGACCAGTGGGCGCGCTGGCGCGACGACCGCCTGCGTGCGCAGCATCGGCAGATATCGGATGCCGTCGCGCCGGGTGCCGCGGCATCCGCACCCCTGCCGTTCGCGCCGCCGGCCGGGCTGCTCACTCCCCCACCGGGCGTCGCCCCGCAGGGCCGACGACTGAAGCGCCGGGTGACGTGGATCCCGCTCGTCATCGTGATCCTCATCGGCGTCGCGTACGCGTTCATGTCGATGCGCTGA
- a CDS encoding Lrp/AsnC family transcriptional regulator → MSSKDAEASKHSGRSATGLDEIAYKILEVLRDNGRISIAALADRVGISRASAYSRVESLVSDGVITGFSARVDQAKAGLSIGALVFVTVLPQAWASFRDRVSEMPDVEWCAITTGEHDAMLLIRAVDVSGVHEFSTGVIAQLPEVRTVVSVVVLDEVIRRPYLLPSDIPERHAEIPLGMTRWTPASPGRDALPPR, encoded by the coding sequence ATGTCCAGCAAGGATGCTGAAGCATCGAAGCATTCTGGACGAAGTGCCACCGGGTTGGACGAGATCGCATACAAGATTCTCGAAGTGCTCCGTGATAACGGTCGCATCTCGATCGCCGCACTCGCCGACAGGGTGGGGATATCCCGCGCCAGCGCTTATTCGCGAGTCGAATCATTGGTGAGCGACGGCGTGATCACCGGGTTCAGCGCCCGGGTCGATCAGGCCAAGGCGGGTCTCTCCATCGGCGCCCTCGTCTTCGTCACGGTGCTGCCGCAGGCCTGGGCGTCGTTCCGTGATCGCGTGAGCGAGATGCCCGACGTCGAGTGGTGCGCGATCACGACCGGCGAGCACGATGCCATGCTGCTCATCCGCGCCGTCGACGTCAGCGGCGTGCACGAGTTCTCGACCGGGGTCATCGCGCAGCTGCCCGAGGTGCGCACCGTCGTCAGCGTCGTGGTGCTCGACGAGGTCATCCGTCGGCCCTACCTGCTGCCCTCCGACATCCCCGAGCGTCACGCCGAGATCCCCCTCGGCATGACGCGCTGGACGCCGGCATCCCCCGGGCGCGACGCGCTACCGCCCCGCTGA
- a CDS encoding ABC transporter substrate-binding protein produces MSSRRTLPALAFGAVALLALAGCSGGNSANNGDDSSGSGSLVIDTAFSIETTDPGHTYDPTGNMIAKAIYETLVDFEGSDVSTPVPGLASWEQNDTATEFTFTLEGDRVFSDGTPIEAKDVVFSLQRIQGMEDAKPNFLLAGITITEVDDKTITFTSETPLLQLPAILANPALGIVNSDVVIENGGATDGSDSAQSFLDGESAGSGPFVLDTLDLSSQVVLTKNDEYNGDEESAYDRVVVRNVSESATQLANLKGGDSMVAMDLNGDQVAGLGDDLTVDSVPSGQTIFLLLNQGEAGGDLANVKIAEAIRYALDYDALLELAGAGAVQATGVIPPGFEGSLDGGVSQDLDAAKAALAEAGYTGQTLKLQFPNDYPVGGVEFTPLAERIQAQLEDAGIAVELAPAPFATELDAYVNGTEGFGLWFWGPDYADSANFLPFGPGLKVGLRAGWAAEANPEIAEIAANAASATDADERTALFTEFAEAMQAEGPFVPLIVPGRNIASASAVSGAVYNSVWEMDIAEITPAG; encoded by the coding sequence ATGTCGTCACGCCGCACTCTGCCTGCGCTCGCGTTCGGAGCGGTCGCGCTCCTCGCGCTCGCCGGTTGCTCGGGAGGAAACTCCGCCAACAACGGCGATGACTCGTCGGGCTCCGGCTCGCTGGTCATCGACACCGCGTTCTCGATCGAGACGACCGACCCGGGTCACACCTACGACCCGACCGGCAACATGATCGCCAAGGCGATCTACGAGACCCTCGTCGACTTCGAGGGCTCCGACGTCTCGACCCCGGTTCCCGGACTCGCCTCCTGGGAGCAGAACGACACCGCGACCGAGTTCACGTTCACGCTCGAGGGCGACCGCGTCTTCTCCGACGGCACCCCGATCGAGGCGAAGGACGTCGTCTTCTCGCTGCAGCGCATCCAGGGCATGGAGGACGCCAAGCCCAACTTCCTGCTCGCCGGCATCACGATCACCGAGGTCGACGACAAGACGATCACCTTCACGTCCGAGACCCCGCTGCTGCAGCTGCCCGCGATCCTCGCGAACCCGGCGCTCGGCATCGTCAACTCCGACGTCGTGATCGAGAACGGCGGCGCGACCGACGGCTCCGACAGCGCGCAGAGCTTCCTCGACGGCGAGTCGGCGGGCTCCGGTCCGTTCGTGCTCGACACCCTCGACCTCTCGTCGCAGGTCGTGCTCACCAAGAACGACGAGTACAACGGCGACGAGGAGTCGGCCTACGACCGCGTCGTCGTGCGCAACGTCTCGGAGAGCGCCACGCAGCTCGCCAACCTCAAGGGCGGCGACTCGATGGTCGCGATGGACCTGAACGGCGACCAGGTCGCGGGCCTCGGCGATGACCTCACGGTCGACTCCGTGCCCTCGGGCCAGACGATCTTCCTGCTGCTCAACCAGGGCGAGGCGGGAGGCGACCTCGCGAACGTCAAGATCGCCGAGGCGATCCGCTACGCGCTCGACTACGACGCGCTGCTCGAACTGGCCGGTGCCGGCGCGGTGCAGGCGACCGGCGTCATCCCGCCCGGATTCGAGGGCTCGCTCGACGGCGGCGTCTCGCAGGACCTCGACGCGGCGAAGGCCGCTCTCGCCGAGGCCGGCTACACGGGCCAGACCCTGAAGCTGCAGTTCCCGAACGACTACCCGGTCGGCGGCGTGGAGTTCACCCCGCTCGCCGAGCGCATCCAGGCGCAGCTCGAGGATGCCGGCATCGCGGTGGAGCTCGCCCCGGCGCCGTTCGCCACCGAGCTCGACGCCTACGTCAACGGCACCGAGGGCTTCGGCCTGTGGTTCTGGGGTCCGGACTACGCGGACTCCGCGAACTTCCTGCCGTTCGGCCCGGGCCTGAAGGTCGGCCTCCGTGCCGGCTGGGCAGCCGAGGCGAACCCCGAGATCGCCGAGATCGCCGCGAACGCGGCCAGTGCGACGGATGCCGACGAGCGCACCGCCCTGTTCACCGAGTTCGCCGAGGCCATGCAGGCCGAGGGCCCGTTCGTGCCGCTCATCGTTCCGGGTCGCAACATCGCCTCGGCATCCGCCGTCTCGGGCGCCGTGTACAACTCGGTGTGGGAGATGGACATCGCCGAGATCACCCCGGCCGGCTGA